In Geminocystis sp. NIES-3708, a single window of DNA contains:
- a CDS encoding universal stress protein produces the protein MFQRCLVCTDLTDGLQRLVTDVNSLADSGLTEITFLHSVPLWEEGQVPRINIEEIELAKEKLSLGLTHENEKVKVNVEVTSGNVGDNILKIIKKYNPDFIITGTPLRNSLQERIFGSTTQDLMKKVKIPVMILRPQLISVYTSEEIKIRCQKLNDYWLVPCYDIDNARYLLEQIKFYAKEKPSQVKHKYLFLVVIDDVSRSELIVENSIKDAQQKSEVVKKELESFGLEVEVIVTTGNPLKETLNAALNNDITAIAIADDQDNLLDWTVKSFTQEVLHRSWFPVVFFPFHKSDHK, from the coding sequence ATGTTTCAGCGTTGTTTAGTTTGTACGGATTTAACCGATGGTTTACAAAGATTAGTAACTGACGTAAATTCATTGGCTGATAGTGGTTTAACAGAAATTACCTTTTTACATAGTGTACCTTTATGGGAGGAAGGACAAGTACCACGTATCAATATCGAAGAAATTGAATTAGCAAAAGAAAAGTTATCTTTGGGTTTAACTCACGAGAATGAAAAAGTTAAAGTTAATGTGGAAGTAACATCAGGAAATGTTGGTGATAATATTTTAAAAATTATCAAAAAATATAATCCTGATTTTATTATTACAGGTACACCTCTACGTAATTCTCTTCAAGAAAGGATTTTTGGCTCAACGACTCAAGATTTGATGAAAAAAGTTAAAATTCCAGTAATGATTTTGCGTCCTCAACTTATCAGTGTTTATACTTCAGAAGAGATCAAAATTCGTTGTCAGAAACTAAATGATTATTGGTTAGTGCCTTGTTATGATATAGATAATGCTCGTTATCTCCTCGAACAAATTAAATTTTATGCTAAAGAAAAACCTAGTCAAGTTAAGCACAAGTATTTATTTCTTGTCGTTATTGATGATGTTTCTCGCTCAGAATTAATTGTTGAAAATTCCATTAAAGATGCACAACAAAAATCAGAAGTGGTGAAAAAAGAATTAGAATCCTTCGGTTTAGAAGTTGAAGTTATTGTTACAACAGGTAATCCTCTAAAAGAAACTCTCAATGCGGCTTTAAATAATGATATTACTGCCATCGCTATTGCTGATGATCAAGATAATTTATTAGATTGGACTGTAAAAAGTTTTACTCAAGAAGTGCTACATCGTAGCTGGTTTCCTGTGGTTTTCTTTCCTTTTCACAAATCTGATCACAAATAA
- a CDS encoding segregation/condensation protein A → MITNKSPASQTIELLIELSQKGEIDPWDVQVIEVIDRFLSELGINDQNNDLQTADLSQSGQVMLWASMLVLFKAETLEKLSQQEENEENLEDLEEDIELEAIRRNFRNSDLDKHIKRRTSAPAPKTRKVTLGELITQLQAMESELEEKKISHDLPLNKTKKGYTRKQALKTITELAHNENLTELAQQINEFLTTNLLKNNDDGNIQLDKLVSYWQNHQQEKSKDKVGIFWALLLLSSQSKVELYQEEFYQDLDIKLLDISKN, encoded by the coding sequence ATGATTACAAATAAAAGTCCAGCTAGTCAAACCATAGAATTATTAATAGAATTATCTCAAAAAGGAGAGATTGATCCATGGGATGTACAGGTAATTGAAGTTATTGACCGTTTTTTGTCCGAATTAGGTATAAATGATCAGAATAATGATTTACAAACTGCGGATTTATCTCAGTCTGGGCAGGTGATGTTATGGGCTTCGATGTTAGTGCTATTTAAGGCAGAAACTCTTGAAAAATTAAGTCAACAAGAGGAAAATGAAGAAAACTTGGAAGACTTAGAAGAAGATATAGAATTAGAAGCTATTAGACGTAATTTTAGGAATAGTGATCTTGATAAGCATATAAAAAGACGTACATCCGCTCCAGCTCCAAAAACCAGAAAAGTGACGTTAGGGGAATTAATTACCCAGTTACAAGCCATGGAAAGTGAATTAGAAGAGAAAAAAATAAGCCATGATTTACCCTTAAATAAAACAAAAAAAGGTTATACTCGTAAACAAGCTTTAAAAACCATTACTGAATTAGCTCACAATGAAAATTTAACGGAATTAGCTCAACAAATCAATGAATTTTTAACAACGAATCTACTTAAAAATAACGATGACGGAAATATTCAATTAGATAAATTAGTTAGTTATTGGCAAAACCATCAACAAGAAAAATCTAAAGATAAAGTCGGTATATTTTGGGCATTATTATTATTATCATCACAATCGAAAGTTGAGTTATATCAAGAAGAATTTTATCAAGACTTAGATATTAAATTGTTAGACATTTCCAAAAATTAA
- a CDS encoding adenosine kinase codes for MTKKYHVYGMGNALVDMEFKVTPELLTQLGIDKGVMTLMDENQQTEVIKHLPNPWKKCSGGSAANTLVAISQLGGKGFYSCKVANDEVGLFYLQDLLNCGLDTNLNVENRPTGITGKCLVLVTPDADRTMNTFLGITGNLTIEELNETALTDSEYLYIEGYLVSSPTAKQTAIFAKNIAEKAKVKTSFSLSDPNMVDFFKDSILEIIGNGVDLLFANEIEALKIANTDDLTVAINYFKNLAKTFAITCGKKGSIIFDGENLLEIPAFPVIAVDTVGAGDMYAGCLLYGITNGLDWIDAGKLASLASAELVTNFGARLDTDKLQQLLHKIR; via the coding sequence ATGACTAAAAAATATCATGTTTATGGTATGGGTAATGCCTTGGTTGATATGGAGTTTAAAGTAACCCCAGAATTACTCACCCAACTAGGTATTGATAAAGGGGTAATGACTTTAATGGATGAAAATCAACAAACGGAAGTTATTAAACATTTACCCAACCCCTGGAAAAAATGCTCAGGAGGTTCGGCAGCAAATACATTAGTAGCTATAAGTCAACTAGGAGGAAAGGGTTTTTATTCTTGTAAAGTAGCCAATGATGAAGTTGGATTATTTTATCTTCAAGATTTACTAAATTGTGGATTAGATACTAACTTAAATGTAGAAAATCGCCCTACTGGTATTACTGGTAAATGTTTGGTTTTAGTTACTCCTGATGCTGATCGTACCATGAATACTTTTCTGGGAATTACAGGAAATCTCACCATCGAAGAATTAAACGAAACAGCTTTAACAGATTCTGAGTATTTATATATTGAAGGTTATTTAGTCTCTTCACCTACCGCAAAACAAACGGCTATTTTCGCTAAAAATATAGCTGAAAAAGCCAAAGTTAAAACATCTTTTTCTTTATCAGATCCAAACATGGTAGATTTCTTTAAAGATAGTATTTTAGAAATTATTGGTAATGGAGTCGATTTATTATTTGCTAATGAAATTGAAGCCTTAAAAATAGCTAATACCGATGATTTAACTGTAGCCATCAACTATTTTAAAAATTTAGCGAAGACTTTTGCTATTACTTGTGGAAAAAAAGGATCAATTATTTTTGATGGTGAAAATTTATTAGAAATTCCCGCTTTTCCCGTTATAGCTGTAGATACTGTTGGTGCAGGTGATATGTATGCAGGATGTTTATTATATGGTATCACTAACGGTTTAGATTGGATTGATGCAGGAAAACTGGCTTCTTTAGCATCGGCAGAGTTAGTAACAAATTTTGGTGCTAGGCTAGATACCGATAAATTACAACAACTTTTACATAAAATTAGGTGA
- the rpiA gene encoding ribose-5-phosphate isomerase RpiA, which produces MTTDPVIVMKQEVGKAAAARVKSNSVVGLGTGSTTAYAIQYIGERLASGELINIVGVPTSFQAEVLAKKYGIPLTTLDAIDHIDVAIDGADEVDPQKNLIKGGGAAHTREKVVDSLADEFIVVVDGGKLVDKLGSTFLLPVEVIPMAVTPVTRQLEALGGKPELRMGIKKAGPVVTDQGNLVIDVKFDHIDNPAELESKINNLPGVLENGLFVGVADVILVGEIIDGKPSVREF; this is translated from the coding sequence ATGACTACAGATCCAGTAATTGTAATGAAACAGGAAGTAGGTAAAGCCGCTGCTGCTAGGGTAAAATCTAACTCCGTGGTAGGTTTAGGTACAGGTTCAACTACTGCTTATGCTATCCAATATATCGGTGAAAGATTAGCTTCAGGAGAATTAATTAATATTGTCGGTGTGCCTACTTCTTTTCAAGCGGAAGTTTTAGCGAAAAAATATGGTATTCCTTTAACTACTCTTGACGCAATAGATCATATTGATGTAGCCATTGATGGTGCAGATGAAGTTGATCCTCAAAAAAACCTCATCAAAGGCGGTGGTGCGGCACATACCCGTGAAAAAGTCGTGGATAGTTTAGCCGATGAATTTATTGTCGTAGTTGATGGTGGTAAATTAGTTGATAAATTAGGTTCAACTTTCTTATTACCCGTTGAAGTTATCCCTATGGCAGTAACTCCAGTAACTCGACAATTAGAAGCTTTAGGGGGTAAACCAGAATTAAGAATGGGTATCAAAAAAGCAGGTCCAGTTGTTACAGATCAAGGTAATCTAGTTATTGACGTTAAATTTGATCACATTGATAATCCTGCGGAATTAGAATCAAAAATTAATAACCTTCCCGGAGTATTAGAAAATGGCTTATTTGTGGGAGTAGCTGATGTCATTCTCGTAGGGGAAATCATTGACGGAAAACCTTCAGTAAGAGAATTTTAA
- a CDS encoding DUF4340 domain-containing protein, with the protein MKFNRTTIFLVILALGLTAFVFLREIKDQGFDITPKIQNQNEGEKIFTFDTNDIKNITIKINDKKISFEKIKNKNQSWQMTQPEKIIASNAAISFLINLFSQAENKVEIPSTKEKRQEFGLDISQYQIWLTLNNGEEYHMILGKSNFDNTQIYAEVTFPKSVKSQQNIFLVSKSFQYAIERDFEEWKALNDDFSN; encoded by the coding sequence ATGAAATTTAATCGTACGACAATATTTTTAGTAATCTTGGCATTAGGTTTAACCGCATTTGTTTTTTTGAGAGAAATAAAAGATCAGGGATTTGATATTACTCCAAAGATACAAAATCAAAATGAAGGGGAAAAAATTTTTACTTTCGATACCAATGATATTAAAAATATTACAATTAAAATTAATGACAAAAAAATTAGTTTTGAGAAAATCAAAAACAAAAATCAGTCTTGGCAAATGACACAACCAGAAAAAATAATTGCTAGTAATGCGGCAATATCTTTTCTGATAAATTTATTTAGTCAAGCAGAAAATAAAGTAGAAATTCCTTCAACTAAAGAAAAACGACAAGAGTTTGGTTTAGATATATCTCAATATCAAATTTGGTTAACTTTAAATAATGGTGAAGAATATCATATGATTCTGGGTAAATCGAATTTTGATAATACTCAAATTTATGCGGAAGTAACATTTCCAAAATCTGTTAAATCTCAACAAAATATTTTTCTAGTTTCTAAAAGTTTTCAATATGCCATTGAAAGAGATTTTGAAGAATGGAAAGCACTTAATGATGATTTTTCTAACTAA
- the murF gene encoding UDP-N-acetylmuramoyl-tripeptide--D-alanyl-D-alanine ligase has protein sequence MKVFANLQSIREITEAHEFNMSVDILKKECYGISTDTRNLKSGEIFLALEGENFNGHHFLNQAIDLGAMALITQENYPPLTSTNIPEFKVKDTLQAYQNIAHWWRETFDIPVIGVTGSVGKTTTKELITAVLNTQGKVLKTEGNYNNEIGVPKTLLQIDKSHQYAVIEMAMRGAGEIALLTEIVNPKIGVITNVGTAHIGRLGSREAIAKAKCELLAKMNNSGVAILNGDNDLLIKTAADIWHGETITYGLKSGNFRGELVDSYTLKIDHKLYPLPLMGEHNALNYLGAIATAKVLGIDLSILEAGIEVVLPKGRAKRHLLDNDIEVLDETYNAGLESMIAALHLLKQTEGKRHIAVLGTMKELGEYASQLHRQVGETVKSLNLDMLLILADEEITKTMGEGAKGIPSAIFTDHQELLQYLQEIVESGDRILFKASNSVGLSKVVDEFVNVNNFNGQ, from the coding sequence ATGAAAGTTTTTGCTAATCTTCAATCTATCCGTGAAATTACTGAGGCTCATGAATTTAATATGAGTGTGGATATTTTAAAGAAAGAATGTTATGGAATTAGTACAGATACTCGTAATCTTAAATCAGGAGAAATTTTTTTAGCTTTAGAAGGTGAAAATTTTAATGGTCATCACTTTCTCAATCAAGCAATAGATTTAGGTGCAATGGCTTTAATAACTCAAGAAAACTATCCTCCTTTAACATCAACAAATATTCCAGAGTTTAAAGTAAAAGATACTCTTCAAGCTTATCAAAATATCGCTCATTGGTGGAGAGAAACCTTTGATATACCTGTTATTGGTGTAACAGGTTCGGTGGGTAAAACTACCACCAAAGAATTAATTACGGCGGTGTTAAATACTCAGGGAAAAGTCTTAAAAACTGAGGGTAATTACAACAATGAAATTGGTGTTCCAAAGACTCTTTTACAAATAGATAAAAGTCATCAATATGCCGTGATTGAAATGGCTATGAGAGGTGCGGGAGAAATCGCCTTATTAACAGAAATTGTCAACCCAAAGATTGGAGTAATTACCAATGTAGGAACGGCACATATTGGAAGATTAGGTTCACGAGAAGCCATTGCAAAAGCTAAATGTGAGTTGTTAGCAAAAATGAATAATTCTGGGGTTGCAATTCTCAATGGAGATAATGATTTATTAATTAAAACTGCTGCTGATATTTGGCATGGTGAGACTATTACTTATGGTTTAAAATCAGGAAATTTTCGGGGAGAATTGGTAGATTCTTATACCCTCAAAATTGATCATAAATTGTATCCTTTACCTTTAATGGGTGAGCATAATGCTCTTAATTATTTAGGTGCGATCGCAACAGCTAAAGTATTGGGTATAGATTTGAGCATTTTAGAAGCAGGAATTGAAGTTGTTTTACCAAAAGGCAGGGCAAAACGTCATTTATTAGATAATGATATAGAAGTGTTAGATGAAACTTATAATGCTGGTTTAGAATCTATGATTGCCGCATTACATTTACTTAAACAAACCGAAGGTAAACGTCATATCGCAGTTTTAGGCACAATGAAAGAATTAGGAGAATACGCTTCTCAACTTCATCGACAAGTGGGAGAAACGGTAAAAAGTTTAAATCTTGATATGTTGTTAATTTTAGCTGATGAAGAAATTACTAAAACCATGGGAGAGGGGGCGAAAGGTATTCCTTCAGCAATTTTCACTGATCATCAAGAGTTATTGCAATATTTACAAGAAATAGTTGAAAGTGGCGATCGCATTTTATTTAAGGCTTCTAATTCCGTCGGTTTGAGTAAAGTTGTCGATGAGTTTGTCAATGTCAATAATTTTAATGGTCAATAA
- a CDS encoding LVIVD repeat-containing protein: MLFENKINLVAAWNPIDFVNDVFVTGNYAYLLGDVLEIIDVSNPNNIQVIASVDDVNTGSFESDTNIVFIQDNSAYISNASNGITVIDISDHNQPLILSQQVFNGVRDIVTVNDKAYTTNRETGLTIFEVANSTNFELIGNYQNLSLSYSQPSNEIAVKGNYAYIADGDLKIFDISNPTNPQLILSYETSRDPINYANDDIYGVEIVDNLAYIFDSEKLRILDINNPLNPQLISSYIYTSGYYYLWAKDFGIIKNYLYVLDQDKGLKVFNVNNPVNPQFIYSYDSPDPSLNLAIAENLAYIAEGNQGVEILDITNPELPLSKAIYTPSGGYSYDIAVVENYGYMANGKKGLQIFNLTDSNNPQLISSHPIRSDAKNITISGNYAYVSYSGLDIDGINWKNGFEIIDISNPTNPQSLGLYNNLSSSGEISIACHYAYVIDKFSLIDGGLQIFDISNPSNPSFVSSFETPTKDDTSSYMIKNIQDIAIKDNYAYTTYSFSGVTIPHVIGLEILDISNPTQPQLVGSIGDESLSSVVVKGNYAYAGISFPGFREYNPPRGGMEIINISNPINPQIVASYSNSNPTKEIQIVGNYAYLLNNESLEILDISDFGNISLIDSYSQLSNPSSFTVSQENIYIADGEDNLKILSHNITNQGEDNQDNINNPSTNCHVDKPDFNHKLDTQIYRFQNLDKPSTYLYAGEEESINIRNNFPNFQEEGKAFKVAKESDDDLIVMNRFQNRDIVGTYLYAGEEESINIRNNFPNFQEEGKAFYVYPVNANKGVDFYRFQNNNILGTYLFVAEEERQNILANFPNFQEEGVAFEVLI, from the coding sequence ATGCTTTTCGAAAATAAGATAAATTTAGTTGCGGCATGGAATCCCATCGATTTCGTCAATGATGTATTCGTTACTGGAAATTATGCCTATCTATTGGGAGATGTTTTAGAAATTATCGATGTCAGTAATCCTAATAATATTCAAGTAATAGCTTCTGTCGATGATGTTAATACAGGTTCTTTTGAAAGTGACACAAATATAGTTTTTATACAAGATAATTCTGCCTATATTTCAAATGCTTCTAATGGTATCACAGTTATTGACATAAGCGATCACAATCAACCTCTTATTTTATCCCAACAAGTTTTCAATGGTGTAAGAGACATTGTGACAGTTAACGATAAAGCCTATACAACAAATAGAGAGACAGGATTAACAATTTTTGAGGTAGCTAACTCCACCAACTTTGAATTAATAGGCAATTATCAAAATTTAAGTTTAAGTTATTCTCAACCTTCAAATGAAATTGCTGTCAAAGGTAACTATGCTTACATAGCCGATGGAGATTTAAAGATTTTTGATATTAGTAATCCCACAAATCCACAACTTATTCTTTCTTATGAGACTTCGAGAGATCCTATTAATTATGCTAATGATGATATTTATGGCGTAGAAATAGTCGATAATTTAGCTTATATATTTGACTCAGAAAAATTGAGAATTTTAGACATAAACAATCCCCTCAACCCTCAATTAATTTCCTCCTATATTTACACTTCAGGTTACTATTATCTTTGGGCAAAAGATTTTGGTATCATAAAAAATTATCTCTATGTTTTAGATCAAGACAAAGGATTGAAAGTTTTTAATGTAAATAATCCTGTTAATCCTCAGTTTATTTATTCCTATGATAGTCCTGATCCGTCTTTAAATTTAGCGATTGCTGAGAATTTAGCCTATATCGCCGAAGGAAATCAAGGTGTAGAAATTCTTGATATAACTAACCCTGAATTACCATTATCAAAAGCAATTTATACCCCTTCAGGAGGTTATAGTTATGACATCGCTGTTGTGGAAAATTATGGCTACATGGCGAATGGAAAGAAAGGATTACAAATTTTTAATTTGACAGATAGTAATAATCCTCAGTTAATTAGCTCTCATCCTATCAGAAGTGATGCCAAAAACATAACTATCAGTGGAAATTATGCCTATGTAAGTTATTCAGGATTAGATATTGACGGTATAAACTGGAAGAATGGCTTTGAAATTATAGATATTAGTAACCCTACTAACCCTCAATCTTTAGGTTTATATAATAATCTTAGTAGCAGTGGTGAGATATCAATAGCTTGTCATTATGCTTATGTTATTGATAAGTTTTCTCTCATTGATGGTGGCTTACAAATTTTTGATATTAGTAATCCTAGTAATCCTTCTTTTGTGTCATCTTTTGAAACCCCAACTAAAGATGACACATCGTCATACATGATTAAAAATATACAGGATATAGCAATTAAAGATAATTATGCTTATACAACCTATAGTTTTTCAGGTGTTACTATACCTCATGTCATAGGATTGGAGATATTAGATATAAGTAATCCTACTCAACCTCAGTTAGTGGGAAGTATAGGAGATGAATCCCTGTCTAGTGTGGTGGTAAAAGGAAACTATGCTTACGCAGGTATTAGTTTCCCCGGATTTAGAGAATATAATCCTCCTCGTGGTGGTATGGAAATAATTAATATTAGTAATCCCATTAATCCTCAAATTGTTGCATCTTATTCTAATAGTAATCCCACAAAAGAAATACAAATAGTGGGAAACTATGCCTATCTTTTGAATAACGAAAGTCTGGAGATTTTAGATATTAGTGATTTTGGGAATATATCACTTATCGACTCTTATTCTCAACTCAGTAATCCTTCAAGTTTTACGGTATCACAGGAAAATATCTATATTGCGGATGGAGAAGATAATTTAAAAATATTAAGCCATAACATAACTAATCAAGGAGAAGATAATCAAGATAATATTAATAATCCATCGACAAATTGTCATGTTGATAAACCTGATTTTAACCACAAACTAGACACCCAAATTTATCGTTTTCAAAATCTTGATAAACCTAGCACTTATCTTTATGCAGGAGAAGAAGAAAGTATTAATATCCGCAACAATTTTCCTAATTTTCAAGAAGAAGGAAAAGCATTTAAAGTTGCTAAGGAGTCTGATGATGATTTAATAGTGATGAATCGTTTTCAAAATCGTGATATAGTTGGTACTTATCTTTATGCAGGAGAAGAAGAAAGTATTAATATCCGCAATAATTTTCCTAATTTTCAAGAGGAAGGAAAAGCTTTTTATGTATATCCTGTTAATGCCAATAAAGGTGTTGATTTTTACCGTTTCCAGAATAATAATATACTTGGTACTTATCTTTTTGTGGCAGAAGAAGAAAGACAAAATATTCTCGCTAATTTTCCTAATTTTCAAGAGGAAGGAGTCGCTTTTGAAGTTTTAATTTAA
- a CDS encoding glycosyltransferase family 9 protein, producing MRILALIPGGISDQILFFPTLKTLNTQYPEAIIDVIVEPRSKNAYRICKYVKEVMVFDFQDNNGLADYLNLLGIIRDREYELAITLEKNWAVAFLLWLNGIPNRIGYKTKSSWFINNPVTQKTEQYNALMYHDLLKGLNIYSPCPDLTINVPKEDIEWAESEQKRINVKTTGYILIHGGASPLTVIQGINKIYPVPKWQRIIEDIQKKQPELPIVLLCGPDDLEWTTEVLNLCPTVKVISPPDIGKLAAVIAGANLMLCTDSAPMQLAVAVGTYTIALFGPTQAKKLLPFQSDRFIGIQSLSDQIADIPTDKILEQIWKNN from the coding sequence ATGCGAATATTAGCTCTTATTCCGGGTGGCATCAGCGATCAAATTTTATTTTTCCCTACTCTCAAAACCCTTAACACACAATATCCCGAAGCAATTATTGATGTTATCGTTGAACCACGATCAAAAAATGCTTATCGAATCTGTAAATATGTTAAAGAAGTAATGGTATTCGATTTTCAAGATAATAATGGTTTAGCAGATTATCTGAATTTACTTGGTATTATTAGAGATAGAGAATATGAATTAGCTATAACCCTTGAAAAAAATTGGGCTGTTGCCTTTTTATTGTGGCTTAATGGTATTCCTAATCGTATTGGTTATAAGACTAAAAGTTCATGGTTTATTAATAATCCTGTGACTCAAAAAACTGAACAATATAACGCTTTAATGTACCATGATTTACTTAAAGGTTTAAATATTTATTCTCCTTGTCCAGATTTGACAATTAATGTACCAAAAGAGGATATAGAATGGGCAGAGTCAGAACAAAAACGCATCAATGTTAAAACAACTGGTTATATTTTAATTCATGGTGGTGCAAGTCCTTTAACAGTTATTCAGGGTATTAATAAAATATATCCTGTACCTAAATGGCAAAGAATTATTGAAGATATTCAAAAGAAACAACCTGAATTACCTATTGTCTTATTATGTGGTCCTGATGACTTAGAATGGACAACAGAAGTATTGAATTTATGCCCAACCGTAAAGGTAATTAGTCCTCCTGATATTGGTAAATTAGCGGCGGTAATTGCTGGTGCAAATTTGATGTTATGTACTGATAGTGCGCCTATGCAGTTAGCTGTAGCAGTTGGTACTTATACTATTGCTCTTTTTGGTCCTACTCAAGCTAAAAAATTATTACCTTTCCAAAGTGATCGTTTTATTGGTATTCAGTCTTTAAGTGATCAAATCGCTGATATACCCACTGATAAAATTTTAGAGCAAATCTGGAAAAATAATTAA
- a CDS encoding FAD-binding oxidoreductase yields the protein MSKVIIIGSGIVGSTIAYELSHDPSLDITLIDEKNPGTGSTGAALGILMAVISHKTKGRAWKLRESSLQRYNTLIPELETLTGLQIPYNTDGIVKLLFPDDDLNPWENLVEIRSQQGYTLDIWDKSLLKHYCPEVDVSSFLGAVYSPCDRQINPTFLTKALVKGASLKGVKCIFGEKVRNLKIIEDKSKRCQEITIGNDSLSADWVILATGLGTSSLIQPLGSKIAIKPVLGQALLLKHTEWKTKENFNPVITGNDIHIAPMGNDEFWLGATVEFPSNGDEILPDEELLQNLQKEATRFFPSLVNTPIMLSWTGKRPRPEGKSAPIIEKLEDYENIILATGHYRNGVLLAPATALSVLELIKESP from the coding sequence ATGAGTAAAGTTATCATTATCGGTAGCGGTATTGTAGGTAGTACTATCGCCTATGAATTAAGTCATGATCCTAGCTTAGATATTACCTTAATTGATGAAAAAAATCCGGGTACAGGTTCAACTGGTGCAGCCCTAGGAATTTTGATGGCGGTAATTAGTCACAAGACAAAAGGTAGGGCATGGAAATTACGAGAATCTAGTTTACAAAGGTATAATACTTTAATCCCAGAATTAGAAACCTTAACGGGTTTACAAATTCCCTATAACACTGATGGTATTGTTAAATTACTTTTTCCTGACGATGATTTAAACCCATGGGAAAATTTAGTCGAAATTCGCTCTCAACAAGGTTATACTCTCGATATTTGGGATAAATCTCTTTTAAAACATTATTGCCCCGAAGTTGATGTCTCTTCTTTTTTAGGAGCAGTATATTCTCCCTGCGATCGCCAAATTAATCCTACTTTTTTAACTAAAGCCTTGGTAAAAGGAGCATCATTAAAAGGGGTTAAATGTATTTTTGGCGAAAAAGTGCGAAATTTAAAAATTATTGAAGATAAGAGTAAACGTTGTCAAGAAATAACCATAGGCAATGACTCATTATCAGCAGATTGGGTAATTTTGGCTACAGGATTAGGCACATCATCACTAATACAACCTTTAGGCTCAAAAATCGCCATTAAACCTGTTTTAGGTCAAGCATTATTATTAAAACATACAGAATGGAAAACGAAAGAAAACTTCAATCCAGTAATTACAGGAAATGATATTCATATTGCACCGATGGGTAATGATGAATTTTGGCTAGGTGCAACGGTAGAATTTCCTAGTAATGGAGATGAAATCTTACCTGATGAAGAATTGTTACAAAATTTACAAAAAGAAGCAACAAGATTTTTTCCTAGTTTAGTTAATACTCCCATTATGTTATCGTGGACTGGTAAACGTCCTCGCCCTGAAGGTAAATCAGCTCCCATTATTGAAAAACTAGAAGATTATGAAAATATTATTCTAGCAACAGGACATTATCGCAATGGCGTATTATTAGCTCCAGCTACGGCATTATCAGTATTAGAGTTGATTAAAGAAAGTCCATAA